In Candidatus Nitronauta litoralis, one DNA window encodes the following:
- a CDS encoding acetoacetate--CoA ligase, with amino-acid sequence MNETLWQPDKRQIRNSQMFRFMEAVNREFNLSLDSYEDLYAWSVEHLQDFWNFYLRYSQIILHSPPDQILSSTNMPGAQWFTGATLNFAENLLSGPRNKTAVISKVEGQPLTNLTYGDLSDQVVNCALSLRQAGVKCGDRVAGYLPNIPETLIAMLATAALGAVWSSCSPDFGSQGVIDRFGQIRPKVLFATDGYLYNGKPIGRLEVLKTLLKEIPVLEHLVVIPFLNPNIDPSLLSIPRACEWGDFLETGGESSFQFVPVDFNHPLFVMYSSGTTGLPKSIVHGTGGTLLQHHKEHALHTDIGPEDVVFYFTTCGWMMWNWLVSVLAQGSTIVLYEGSPAYPSLQALWKFIDEAGITVFGTSAKFLSINEKQAFIPEKVANLQTLRTILSTGSPLSEQSYYWVYQNVKSDVHLASICGGTDIISCFFLGNPMLPVRAGEIQCRGLGMDVVALDQDHLPGFNQKGELACRQPAPSMPVAFWNDPGNLNYRNAYFSQVRGVWLHGDFIEINNDGGIVVFGRSDATLNPGGVRIGTAEIYRVVEHLDGVLDSIAIGFEEENDVQIFLFVVLDKGEVLSKSFKDKIRQALRREASPRHVPHKIFAVHDVPRTLNGKKVELGLRDLFRGRHPENLASLENPQCLAEYEELITLGIIANKETG; translated from the coding sequence ATGAACGAAACTCTCTGGCAACCGGATAAACGGCAAATCCGGAACTCGCAAATGTTCCGGTTCATGGAAGCGGTCAATCGGGAATTTAACCTGTCCCTTGACTCCTATGAAGACCTCTATGCTTGGTCTGTAGAACACCTTCAGGATTTCTGGAATTTCTATCTCCGGTACTCGCAGATCATCCTCCACAGTCCGCCAGACCAAATACTCTCCTCTACAAATATGCCTGGCGCACAATGGTTCACCGGGGCCACCCTCAATTTTGCAGAAAACCTGCTCTCGGGTCCACGGAACAAGACTGCAGTAATTAGTAAAGTTGAAGGACAGCCCCTGACAAATCTAACCTATGGGGACCTCTCCGATCAGGTCGTAAATTGTGCCCTGTCCCTTCGCCAGGCGGGTGTTAAGTGCGGAGACCGTGTAGCAGGATACCTTCCAAATATTCCGGAAACGCTCATTGCCATGCTGGCTACCGCAGCCCTAGGTGCGGTCTGGTCATCCTGCTCACCGGATTTTGGGAGCCAGGGGGTGATCGACCGCTTTGGCCAAATCCGACCCAAAGTCCTTTTTGCCACGGACGGTTACTTGTATAACGGTAAACCCATTGGTCGACTGGAAGTCCTTAAGACACTTTTAAAAGAGATTCCGGTACTGGAACATCTGGTGGTGATTCCATTCCTGAACCCGAACATTGATCCAAGCCTTCTTTCCATTCCCAGAGCGTGTGAATGGGGTGATTTTCTTGAAACAGGAGGGGAAAGCAGTTTCCAATTTGTGCCGGTGGATTTCAATCATCCACTTTTTGTTATGTATTCTTCCGGAACCACGGGCCTGCCCAAGTCTATAGTCCACGGTACCGGCGGCACTTTGTTGCAACATCATAAGGAACATGCGCTCCATACCGATATAGGTCCTGAAGATGTGGTGTTCTATTTCACAACCTGCGGCTGGATGATGTGGAACTGGCTTGTATCCGTTCTGGCCCAGGGATCTACGATTGTTCTGTATGAAGGGAGTCCGGCCTACCCCTCTTTGCAGGCGTTATGGAAATTTATTGATGAAGCCGGGATTACCGTTTTCGGGACCAGCGCTAAATTTCTTTCCATCAACGAGAAACAGGCGTTCATTCCTGAAAAGGTGGCTAATCTCCAAACCCTACGGACTATCTTATCGACCGGGTCTCCGCTGAGCGAGCAAAGTTATTACTGGGTTTATCAAAACGTAAAGTCGGATGTTCATTTGGCTTCAATCTGTGGAGGCACGGATATCATCTCCTGCTTCTTTCTGGGAAATCCAATGCTACCGGTTCGCGCAGGAGAAATTCAATGCCGCGGCTTGGGCATGGATGTGGTTGCGCTGGATCAGGATCACCTGCCTGGCTTTAACCAGAAAGGGGAACTGGCTTGCCGCCAGCCAGCGCCTTCCATGCCGGTCGCTTTCTGGAATGATCCGGGAAACCTGAATTACCGGAATGCATATTTCAGCCAGGTGCGTGGTGTGTGGCTTCATGGCGATTTCATTGAAATCAACAATGATGGAGGAATTGTTGTTTTTGGAAGAAGCGACGCGACATTGAATCCTGGCGGTGTAAGGATAGGAACCGCAGAGATTTATCGTGTGGTGGAACACCTTGATGGGGTGCTGGACAGCATTGCCATTGGCTTTGAGGAAGAAAACGATGTCCAGATTTTCCTGTTTGTGGTGTTGGATAAAGGTGAGGTTTTGAGCAAATCATTTAAAGATAAAATCAGACAAGCTCTCAGGCGAGAGGCCAGTCCACGTCATGTTCCTCATAAAATATTTGCTGTCCATGATGTCCCACGGACCTTGAATGGAAAGAAAGTGGAACTGGGACTCCGGGATTTATTTCGAGGCCGACATCCGGAAAACCTGGCCTCGCTGGAAAATCCCCAGTGCCTGGCAGAGTATGAGGAATTAATCACCTTGGGAATCATCGCAAATAAGGAAACAGGATAA
- a CDS encoding alpha-keto acid decarboxylase family protein: MTTTVETCTIGNYLCNRLHQMGVTHIFGVPGDFSLKFCKLLEGDGRIQFVGTTREDTAGFAADGFARRHQGIGIVLVTHGVGALSTVNPIAGANAESSPVLVISGAPGLRERRENQLIHHNFGQNEAQKRIFENFTCCAVSLNDLSTAFKQIDLVLEKVWNNKKPGYLEIPRDLIEKEMPLHFDYEAFCSFEPSDTETLDEALSETVSLLKSAKTPAILAGVEIHRFGIQEDLLQLVEHSKIPVAATIMGKTVIDECHPSYLGIYQGKVGGEAVRQTIENADVLVTLGVMFTDINLGMFTARLNPNKMIRAHQGEVTIKHHRFPHITLCDFIRGLTRGLQETPSAGSSRKKPSGENGNLSHDKKKLDPLASLTTSGIIDILNTRMTPQISVVCDTGDCLFAAAELKVPDRSSFFASAFYTTMGFAVPAGLGVQCASPNVRLVILVGDGAFQMTGTELSTYKKLGFTPVVIIINNGGYETERVILDGAFNDIENWNYGEVCNLLQYGKGATTECVGDFEEALDRALADKTQMHVIDAVVSESSQGMRRLAEEIGRRI, translated from the coding sequence ATGACGACAACTGTCGAGACCTGTACCATAGGAAATTATCTGTGCAACAGGCTTCACCAAATGGGCGTAACACATATTTTCGGAGTGCCGGGGGATTTCAGTTTGAAATTCTGCAAACTTCTTGAAGGAGACGGGCGCATTCAATTTGTCGGAACAACCCGTGAAGACACAGCTGGCTTTGCAGCCGACGGTTTCGCCCGGCGACATCAAGGCATCGGCATAGTTCTGGTCACACACGGGGTTGGCGCATTAAGCACTGTCAACCCCATTGCCGGTGCCAATGCGGAATCGTCTCCGGTTCTGGTGATCAGCGGTGCTCCTGGACTTAGAGAACGGCGGGAAAATCAACTGATTCATCATAATTTCGGACAAAACGAGGCGCAGAAAAGAATATTTGAAAATTTCACCTGCTGCGCCGTTTCTCTAAATGATTTATCTACTGCGTTTAAACAGATTGACCTTGTTCTTGAAAAGGTCTGGAATAATAAGAAACCCGGTTATCTTGAAATTCCCAGAGACCTGATTGAAAAAGAAATGCCCCTCCATTTTGACTATGAAGCATTCTGCTCATTTGAACCCAGCGATACCGAAACACTCGATGAGGCACTGTCGGAAACAGTAAGTTTACTCAAGTCCGCCAAAACACCAGCCATTCTTGCCGGAGTGGAAATCCATCGATTCGGTATCCAAGAGGACCTGCTCCAACTTGTGGAGCATTCCAAAATTCCTGTAGCGGCCACCATAATGGGAAAAACCGTAATTGACGAATGCCATCCATCTTACCTCGGTATTTATCAGGGAAAGGTCGGGGGAGAGGCGGTACGCCAAACCATCGAAAATGCAGATGTTTTGGTCACGTTGGGTGTGATGTTTACCGATATCAATCTTGGTATGTTCACCGCGCGATTGAACCCAAATAAAATGATCCGGGCCCATCAGGGTGAAGTCACGATCAAGCATCACCGGTTTCCCCACATCACTCTCTGTGATTTCATCCGCGGCCTCACTCGCGGGTTGCAGGAAACCCCTTCGGCCGGAAGCTCACGCAAAAAGCCTTCCGGAGAAAACGGGAATTTGTCCCACGACAAAAAGAAACTGGATCCACTGGCATCCCTGACCACCTCCGGAATCATTGACATATTGAATACCCGAATGACCCCTCAGATTTCAGTGGTGTGCGATACGGGCGACTGTCTGTTTGCTGCAGCCGAACTTAAAGTGCCGGACCGTTCCTCGTTCTTTGCATCAGCCTTTTACACGACCATGGGATTTGCTGTGCCCGCCGGGCTGGGTGTTCAATGTGCTTCACCGAATGTAAGGCTTGTGATTTTAGTTGGCGACGGAGCTTTTCAAATGACTGGAACAGAACTCTCAACCTATAAAAAACTGGGATTCACCCCAGTGGTTATTATCATCAACAACGGAGGCTATGAAACGGAGCGGGTCATTCTGGATGGTGCGTTTAACGATATCGAAAACTGGAATTATGGAGAGGTCTGCAACCTTCTCCAATATGGGAAAGGAGCCACGACAGAGTGTGTCGGGGATTTTGAAGAGGCATTGGATCGTGCGCTAGCCGACAAGACACAAATGCATGTAATTGACGCAGTAGTCTCCGAATCATCTCAAGGGATGCGTCGTTTGGCTGAGGAAATCGGTCGTCGTATTTAA
- a CDS encoding homogentisate 1,2-dioxygenase, translating to MIGYRKFGNLPSMHHTVHRTGDQLLYEYCFTRKGFDAPYSILYLHHPPTGEFSTRAFLDAEWPTVEKRKAPVLQRRHFRSDQFDGCNNLISGRVLLAFNDHLTYGLCRPKTSTPTFFSNNDADELFFLMEGEVQLQSLFGSIKLVPGDYLIIPRSCPYRFNFEKSPRLMFVEALHGIGIPPQFLNESGQFKMDAPYSERSFKTPCWDDALFENEEQRVIVRKRQGIFTETFYSKNYFKLEGWDGCVYPVALSLDRIQPKTGRVHLPPSSHLTFSGPGFAVMSFLPRVLDFDENAIPCPFYHSSVDCDELLLYVSGKFTSRKGIDRGSISFHPAGIPHGPHPGTYEASIGQKRTDEQAVMVDTFDPLLLTTAGTVLEDPDYPDSWKESTQ from the coding sequence ATGATTGGTTATCGTAAATTCGGCAACCTTCCCTCGATGCACCACACCGTGCACCGCACTGGCGACCAGTTGCTTTACGAATACTGTTTCACCAGGAAAGGGTTTGATGCCCCTTACTCCATTCTCTATCTTCACCATCCTCCAACGGGTGAATTCAGTACCCGGGCATTCCTGGACGCTGAATGGCCCACCGTTGAAAAAAGAAAAGCACCTGTTCTCCAAAGGCGACATTTCCGGAGCGATCAATTCGATGGGTGTAATAATTTAATTTCCGGCCGCGTCCTGCTTGCTTTCAACGATCATTTAACGTATGGGTTGTGCCGCCCCAAAACATCCACCCCTACTTTTTTCTCAAACAATGATGCAGATGAGCTTTTTTTCCTGATGGAGGGGGAAGTCCAGTTGCAGTCCCTGTTCGGGAGTATAAAACTTGTTCCCGGCGATTACCTGATTATTCCGCGATCCTGCCCATACCGTTTTAATTTCGAAAAATCACCCAGGTTGATGTTCGTCGAGGCCCTACACGGGATCGGGATACCTCCACAATTCCTCAATGAATCCGGCCAATTTAAAATGGACGCACCCTATTCCGAGAGGAGTTTCAAAACTCCCTGCTGGGATGATGCATTATTTGAAAATGAGGAACAGCGGGTGATCGTCCGCAAGCGCCAGGGCATATTCACTGAAACCTTTTATTCAAAAAATTATTTTAAACTGGAAGGTTGGGACGGCTGTGTTTATCCGGTCGCGTTGAGCCTGGACCGTATTCAACCTAAAACAGGGCGGGTGCATTTGCCCCCTTCATCGCACCTAACATTTTCCGGGCCTGGGTTTGCTGTAATGAGCTTTCTTCCTCGTGTGCTCGACTTCGACGAAAACGCTATCCCCTGTCCTTTCTACCATTCTTCTGTAGATTGTGACGAGTTGCTTTTATATGTTTCCGGAAAATTTACAAGTCGCAAAGGCATCGACCGTGGTTCTATCAGTTTCCACCCGGCCGGTATTCCGCATGGCCCCCACCCGGGTACTTACGAGGCTTCTATTGGACAAAAAAGAACCGATGAACAGGCGGTGATGGTTGACACTTTCGACCCACTCCTATTAACCACCGCAGGCACTGTATTGGAAGACCCTGACTATCCCGACAGCTGGAAGGAATCAACCCAATGA
- a CDS encoding acetyl-CoA C-acyltransferase, protein MENFQKASFIYGAVRTPIGKFNGGLATVSAPELGAIAIREAVRRSSISPDQFSEVFMGNVVSAGIGQAPARQAALKSGLPESIGATTINKVCASGLKAVMLADQAVRLGEAEFVVAGGMENMSCSPFLLPQVRRGHKLGNTEMVDSMIHDGLWDPHENQHMGELCEQVLKQFCFSREKQDHFARTSYLRAREAQEDGTFAREIAVVTLHQKGKQQAIEKDEQPYEEDLDQLSFMHPVFKKEGGTLTKGNSAKINDGAAALVIGKEIRGLDPMARIVSYATHAQSPATFGLAPFGAIQKVLARTDLSLDDIDLFEINEAFAGISMAVNDLLGLDGEKVNIHGGSIALGHPIGATGARILVTLLYALEKRNLKRGLAGLCIGGGEAIAMIVERM, encoded by the coding sequence ATGGAAAATTTTCAAAAAGCCTCATTTATTTATGGAGCCGTGCGCACTCCAATTGGAAAGTTTAATGGTGGGTTGGCAACGGTTTCTGCCCCGGAACTCGGAGCCATCGCCATCAGGGAAGCGGTGCGCCGCAGCAGTATTTCGCCGGATCAATTCTCAGAAGTTTTCATGGGCAACGTAGTGTCTGCCGGAATCGGGCAGGCCCCGGCCCGCCAGGCCGCCTTAAAAAGCGGACTGCCTGAAAGTATTGGGGCCACGACAATCAATAAAGTCTGCGCTTCCGGTCTCAAAGCAGTAATGCTCGCTGATCAGGCTGTCCGGTTGGGTGAAGCGGAATTCGTGGTAGCGGGCGGGATGGAGAATATGAGCTGTTCCCCTTTTCTACTTCCACAAGTGCGACGAGGTCACAAGCTGGGAAACACGGAAATGGTAGACAGCATGATCCATGACGGGTTATGGGATCCTCACGAGAACCAGCACATGGGCGAGTTGTGCGAACAGGTCCTCAAACAGTTCTGCTTTTCCCGGGAAAAACAGGACCATTTTGCCCGGACCAGTTATCTGAGGGCTCGTGAGGCGCAGGAGGATGGGACTTTCGCTCGGGAAATCGCAGTTGTCACCCTCCATCAAAAAGGAAAGCAGCAGGCAATTGAAAAGGACGAACAACCCTATGAAGAAGATCTGGACCAACTGTCCTTCATGCACCCTGTGTTCAAGAAGGAAGGAGGGACGCTAACCAAAGGTAATAGCGCAAAAATAAACGATGGCGCGGCCGCTTTGGTCATTGGTAAGGAGATACGGGGGCTGGACCCAATGGCACGGATTGTGTCCTACGCTACCCATGCACAATCTCCTGCCACTTTTGGTCTGGCTCCCTTCGGTGCCATTCAAAAAGTCCTCGCTCGAACGGATTTAAGCCTGGACGATATTGATCTGTTCGAAATCAACGAAGCCTTTGCTGGCATCTCTATGGCAGTCAATGACCTTCTGGGACTTGACGGGGAAAAGGTAAACATCCATGGAGGTTCTATTGCACTGGGACATCCCATTGGGGCTACCGGCGCCCGGATACTGGTGACTCTTTTGTATGCGTTAGAAAAAAGAAACTTGAAACGAGGCTTGGCTGGCTTGTGTATTGGAGGGGGGGAAGCCATTGCCATGATTGTAGAACGAATGTAA
- a CDS encoding flavin reductase family protein encodes MTRHVEFNTIKPEEEFWVEIYHLMNSIVQPRPIAWISSISEHGQHNLSPFSYYNICSMNPPVISNAVFYNRDGSEKDTLRNIKSTQNYIVGCISFPIADKANVTSAPFEPGVDEFQEAGVDYVDRGPGEPRLIADSPVQLVCELNQTVKLGEGAGVGTLVLGNVKKILISKALEKMDWKKGLPPEAVDNVGRMGGDYYTRTRDLFQIERPIVKK; translated from the coding sequence ATGACACGACATGTGGAATTCAATACGATCAAGCCGGAAGAAGAGTTCTGGGTCGAAATTTATCATTTGATGAATTCAATCGTCCAACCGAGGCCCATCGCCTGGATTTCCAGCATTTCTGAACATGGGCAACACAACCTTTCTCCCTTCAGTTATTACAATATTTGTTCCATGAATCCTCCGGTCATATCCAATGCTGTTTTTTACAATCGGGACGGTTCGGAAAAAGATACGCTCCGAAACATCAAATCGACGCAAAATTATATTGTCGGCTGTATTTCGTTCCCTATAGCCGACAAGGCCAACGTTACCTCGGCACCATTTGAACCGGGAGTGGATGAGTTTCAGGAAGCAGGTGTGGACTATGTCGACCGTGGTCCGGGAGAACCCCGGTTAATTGCAGACAGCCCGGTGCAACTGGTTTGCGAGCTGAACCAGACGGTCAAACTGGGTGAGGGGGCGGGCGTAGGGACGCTTGTTCTCGGAAACGTCAAAAAAATTCTGATTTCGAAAGCATTGGAGAAGATGGACTGGAAAAAGGGATTGCCTCCGGAAGCGGTTGATAACGTCGGCAGGATGGGTGGCGATTATTACACTCGCACCAGGGACCTGTTTCAGATAGAACGGCCCATTGTCAAAAAATGA
- a CDS encoding 4-hydroxyphenylpyruvate dioxygenase, with translation METESSPGIVKVHSIEFVVEYIDRSREFYVNKLGFHESHRSTPEWEHEFNSKGIIFSSNDIKVLVSAPLSSHSYSADFLKLLSPGIRKVNLQVESLQRALDFLGAHDATFIHDPKEIHSANCCHRMTSIATPIGFLEIGFIEIDGDENEIPMFQSCRIEKGLSAPFQRIDHMTINTRTIFPICSFFEHVLNLKEFWRVAFHTPDSSSGEHGTGLSSRVMWDPVSKLKFAVNEPLHPHFNDSQIQTFIEKNHGSGIQHVALSVPDLIDSVHSLRLQGIEFLETPDAYYDLLPERMRKNQISSIRENLEDLRKERILLDGQNENYLLQIFLKEASQLYHEDDAGPFFYEIIQREGHDGFGEGNFRALFEAIEFQEVQS, from the coding sequence ATGGAAACGGAATCATCGCCTGGTATCGTCAAAGTTCATTCTATAGAATTTGTTGTCGAGTATATTGATCGAAGTCGTGAGTTTTACGTCAACAAACTGGGGTTTCATGAATCGCACCGGTCTACACCGGAATGGGAACATGAGTTCAACAGCAAAGGGATCATTTTCAGTTCCAACGATATTAAAGTCCTCGTATCCGCTCCACTTTCTTCGCACAGCTATTCCGCCGATTTTTTAAAATTACTTTCTCCCGGCATTCGTAAAGTCAATCTCCAGGTTGAGAGCCTGCAACGGGCTTTGGATTTTCTGGGAGCGCACGATGCCACATTCATTCACGACCCGAAAGAAATACATTCCGCTAATTGTTGTCATCGCATGACCAGTATTGCGACACCGATCGGATTTCTCGAAATCGGTTTCATTGAAATTGATGGCGATGAAAATGAAATCCCAATGTTCCAATCCTGCAGAATAGAAAAAGGCCTTTCGGCCCCCTTCCAGCGGATTGATCATATGACAATCAACACCCGGACGATATTTCCCATATGCAGTTTTTTCGAACACGTTCTGAACCTGAAAGAATTCTGGCGGGTTGCGTTTCACACTCCAGACAGCTCTTCAGGTGAACATGGCACCGGGCTTTCGTCCAGAGTCATGTGGGACCCGGTTTCAAAATTAAAGTTTGCGGTGAACGAACCTCTCCATCCGCATTTCAACGATTCCCAGATCCAGACCTTCATTGAAAAAAATCACGGATCCGGTATCCAGCACGTGGCCCTGTCCGTTCCGGATTTGATCGATTCAGTCCATAGTCTTCGTTTGCAGGGAATCGAATTTTTGGAAACTCCCGATGCCTATTATGATTTGCTGCCGGAGCGCATGCGGAAGAATCAGATTTCCAGTATCAGGGAAAATCTTGAAGATTTAAGAAAAGAGCGCATCCTGCTGGATGGTCAAAATGAAAACTATCTATTACAGATTTTTTTGAAAGAGGCTTCCCAGCTATATCACGAAGACGATGCGGGGCCTTTCTTTTATGAAATCATCCAGCGCGAAGGACACGATGGATTTGGTGAGGGTAATTTTCGTGCGCTTTTCGAAGCTATTGAATTTCAGGAGGTCCAAAGTTGA
- a CDS encoding fumarylacetoacetate hydrolase family protein, producing the protein MRLLRYITESQEASHGLLLDNCVYPLPGMTTTEAMSSLSQNSDTWNWIVDQEPRALGELSLLPPVENPGAFLDFYTFEEHVKTCRQKRGLGMVPEWYEYPVWYNGSPRCFSGDQSQVEFPVMETKKDFELELAIVIKKHCHRIKEKEAAHFIGAYTIVNDFSARSLQEKIMPVGLGPAKAKDFNTGLGPWLVTPDEIPDSRNLKMRAWVNDELWSDGNSGSSQFSFEQMIAFASEHQTLYPGDVLASGTVGGGCGLELGRFLKSGDQVTLEIESIGKLTHWVA; encoded by the coding sequence TTGAGGCTGCTTCGATATATAACAGAATCCCAGGAAGCGAGCCATGGTCTTCTTCTGGATAATTGCGTCTATCCTCTTCCGGGGATGACCACGACAGAAGCTATGAGTTCCTTGAGTCAAAACAGCGATACGTGGAATTGGATCGTAGATCAGGAACCGCGGGCTCTCGGGGAATTATCCTTATTGCCTCCAGTGGAGAACCCGGGCGCCTTTCTGGATTTCTATACCTTCGAGGAGCATGTTAAAACCTGCCGTCAAAAGCGGGGTCTGGGAATGGTTCCGGAATGGTATGAATACCCCGTCTGGTATAACGGTTCGCCTCGCTGTTTCAGCGGTGATCAGAGCCAGGTAGAGTTTCCTGTAATGGAAACGAAAAAGGACTTCGAACTCGAACTCGCAATAGTGATTAAAAAGCACTGTCATCGGATAAAAGAAAAAGAAGCGGCACATTTTATTGGAGCGTATACCATCGTCAATGATTTCAGCGCGCGCTCTCTTCAAGAAAAAATCATGCCGGTTGGGTTGGGGCCGGCAAAGGCGAAGGACTTTAATACCGGCCTGGGGCCCTGGCTTGTCACACCAGATGAGATCCCGGACTCTCGCAATCTTAAAATGCGTGCCTGGGTTAATGATGAACTCTGGAGTGATGGCAACAGTGGATCCTCCCAATTCAGTTTTGAACAAATGATCGCCTTTGCCTCGGAGCACCAGACGCTGTATCCGGGTGATGTGCTGGCAAGCGGAACGGTGGGTGGCGGCTGCGGCCTGGAACTGGGCCGGTTTCTAAAGTCCGGTGATCAGGTAACTCTCGAAATCGAATCTATCGGAAAACTCACACACTGGGTAGCGTGA
- a CDS encoding IS481 family transposase, with protein MTTVNKVARRKLSMLELAGELGNVSKACKIMGYSRTQFYEIRRNYQTYGAEGLIDRLPGAKSPHPNRVSEEIEKAVLDYSLKHPSHGCLRVAQDLVLTGINVSSGGVRGVWSRHNLLQKHQRFLRLEQSIKGKKIDLTEDQIRALERFSPEFRERHIETRHTGDLVAVDTFMVGTLKGVGRVYLQSVIDCYSRYAFGRLYTSKLPVTAVQTLNNEVLPFFESHDARIATILSDNGREFCGRKDRHPYELFLQLEQIEHRTTKVRRPQSNGFVERLHRTLLDEHFRIMGRKKWYESVEEMQKDLDTYFIHYNTKRPHQGRNMNGRTPETVFKEGLPKPDKIQEQKQKKTAKIAA; from the coding sequence ATGACCACCGTGAACAAGGTAGCACGAAGGAAACTGTCCATGCTAGAGCTGGCAGGTGAACTGGGCAATGTCAGTAAAGCGTGCAAGATCATGGGCTATTCCCGCACCCAGTTCTACGAGATACGCCGCAACTACCAGACCTATGGTGCTGAGGGTCTTATTGACCGTCTGCCTGGCGCTAAAAGCCCTCATCCCAACCGGGTCTCTGAGGAGATTGAGAAGGCGGTTCTGGACTATTCCCTGAAACATCCTTCTCATGGTTGCCTGCGGGTGGCCCAGGACCTGGTCCTTACCGGAATCAACGTTTCCTCGGGTGGTGTCCGGGGTGTGTGGAGTCGGCACAACCTGCTACAGAAACATCAACGCTTCTTAAGGCTGGAACAATCGATCAAGGGCAAGAAGATCGATCTGACCGAAGATCAGATACGCGCGTTAGAACGGTTCAGTCCGGAGTTCCGGGAACGTCATATCGAAACCCGGCACACTGGTGACCTGGTAGCCGTCGACACCTTCATGGTCGGGACCTTGAAAGGCGTAGGCCGTGTGTACCTCCAGTCTGTCATCGATTGCTACAGCCGGTATGCTTTCGGACGGCTCTACACCAGTAAGCTGCCGGTCACCGCAGTCCAGACGCTTAACAACGAGGTACTCCCGTTCTTTGAATCTCACGATGCCAGGATCGCGACCATCTTGAGTGACAATGGCAGAGAGTTCTGTGGACGAAAGGACCGCCACCCTTACGAACTGTTTTTGCAGTTAGAGCAGATAGAACACCGAACCACCAAGGTTCGGCGTCCGCAAAGTAACGGCTTTGTTGAACGCCTTCACAGAACCCTGCTTGACGAGCACTTCCGCATCATGGGAAGAAAGAAGTGGTACGAGTCCGTTGAGGAAATGCAGAAGGACCTCGACACCTACTTCATCCACTACAACACCAAGCGTCCTCATCAGGGCAGAAATATGAACGGCAGGACACCGGAAACCGTCTTCAAGGAAGGTCTTCCAAAACCAGATAAAATACAGGAGCAAAAACAAAAAAAGACAGCTAAAATAGCCGCATAA